From Fusobacterium perfoetens, one genomic window encodes:
- the gatC gene encoding Asp-tRNA(Asn)/Glu-tRNA(Gln) amidotransferase subunit GatC, which translates to MALTREEVLKVAKLAKLEFTNEEIEKYQQELNEILNYIDMLDELDTENIKPLSQINNDTNNLKEDEVKPSLLVEDALKNAPETVDGTIVVPKVVGGE; encoded by the coding sequence ATGGCTTTAACAAGAGAAGAAGTTTTAAAAGTTGCGAAACTTGCAAAACTTGAATTTACAAATGAAGAGATTGAAAAATATCAACAAGAACTAAATGAAATCTTAAATTATATCGATATGTTAGATGAGTTAGATACAGAAAATATAAAACCTCTATCTCAAATCAATAACGATACAAATAATTTAAAAGAAGATGAAGTAAAACCATCTCTTTTAGTTGAAGATGCTTTGAAAAATGCTCCTGAAACTGTTGATGGTACTATTGTTGTTCCAAAAGTTGTTGGTGGAGAATAA